In one Labeo rohita strain BAU-BD-2019 unplaced genomic scaffold, IGBB_LRoh.1.0 scaffold_1481, whole genome shotgun sequence genomic region, the following are encoded:
- the LOC127158371 gene encoding butyrophilin-like protein 3 — MKFICVTLLIISGITDSRSEQYEVVGPAGPVFVVAGEDVILPCSVKPNISVVDMRVEWFRSDQKDSQLVHLYEDRVDKNTDQIESYRGRTKLNHQELQRGNTSLKLSSVRVSDEGLYKCFIQSKSWNDDTTVNVKVEAVGRPPVITVDGFDHSGGLHLLCESEGWYPEPDLEWLNSEGVSLSSETTETHRNEDRFSVKHTITVYERDSKIHCRFKLKHHMRETLMITTSNMFSSWRTSVILISVFVVLSVIAGILIAVFAHKNKERIQLQNEHSQLQNEHSQLQNEHSQLQDEKRRIQHAVEVQGKYPLMPVNDDIKHCPLRPRLPLLRTSSSRLNSRP, encoded by the exons ATGAAGTTCATTTGTGTGACTCTGCTGATTATTAGTGGAATTACAGATTCGAGATCAG AGCAGTATGAAGTAGTGGGACCTGCAGGTCCTGTATTTGTTGTAGCTGGTGAAGATGTGATTCTGCCCTGTTCAGTCAAACCCAACATCAGTGTTGTGGACATGAGAGTGGAGTGGTTTAGATCTGATCAGAAAGACTCACAACTAGTTCATCTCTATGAGGATCGTGTAGACAAAAACACAGATCAGATTGAGTCCTACAGAGGAAGAACAAAACTGAATCATCAAGAACTACAGAGAGGAAACACATCACTCAAACTCTCATCAGTCCGAGTCTCTGATGAAGGACTTTATAAGTGTTTTATTCAGTCCAAATCCTGGAATGATGATACCACTGTTAATGTCAAGGTTGAAG CTGTAGGACGTCCTCCAGTGATCACTGTAGATGGGTTTGATCATTCAGGAGGACTTCATCTACTGTGTGAATCTGAAGGTTGGTATCCTGAACCTGATCTTGAGTGGCTGAACAGTGAAGGAGTCAGTTTGAGTTCAGAAActacagagacacacagaaatgAAGACAGATTCAGTGTGAAACACACCATCACTGTATATGAGAGAGACAGCAAGATTCACTGCAGATTCAAACTGAAGCATCACATGCGGGAGACACTGATGATCACAACAA GTAATATGTTTAGTTCTTGGAGGACATCAGTCATCctgatttcagtttttgttgtgCTCAGTGTGATTGCTGGAATATTGATAGCTGTGTTTGCTCATAAAAACAAAG AACGCATTCAACTACAGAATGAACACAGTCAACTACAGAATGAACACAGTCAATTACAGAATGAACACAGTCAACTACAGGATGAGAAGAGGAGAATACAACATG CTGTGGAAGTTCAGGGAAAATACCCGTTAATGCCCGTTAACGATGACATTAAACACTGCCCCTTGCGGCCACGACTTCCTCTTCTTCGAACCTCGTCAAGCAG